From a single Deltaproteobacteria bacterium genomic region:
- the dctP gene encoding TRAP transporter substrate-binding protein DctP, translating to MDRRSFVKTLGVTAACAAGSEILSAPYIWAKGETMRWRMVTSWPPGMTILQTGAERFAKRVGEMSEGRLQIQVFAGGELVPPLGVFDAVSQGMVQCGHSASYYWAGKSPAAQWFTSVPFGLNAQGMNTWLYHANGLALWEETYAPFGLVPRPAGNTGVQMGGWFNREIRSMEDIKGLKMRIPGLGGKVLAKAGATVVLLPAGEIYTSLERGVIDATEWVGPAHDVRMGFHKVAKFYYAPGWHEPGSVLEIMINKKAYDALPKDLAQIIDAAAAQLNVEMLAEFERENALAINGLLAGGKVTLKTFPDQVLSGLKALSEEVLREEAGKDPQARKVHEAFLAFRKEVSSWSGISEKPYYEKIF from the coding sequence ATGGACAGGAGATCTTTCGTTAAAACGCTGGGTGTTACAGCCGCATGCGCTGCCGGAAGCGAGATTCTCTCTGCCCCGTATATCTGGGCGAAGGGTGAAACCATGCGATGGAGGATGGTGACGAGCTGGCCCCCCGGCATGACCATTCTTCAGACCGGGGCCGAGAGGTTTGCCAAAAGGGTGGGCGAGATGAGCGAAGGCCGTCTCCAGATCCAGGTCTTTGCGGGCGGAGAGCTTGTCCCGCCCCTCGGCGTTTTTGATGCCGTCTCCCAGGGGATGGTCCAGTGCGGTCACAGCGCGTCCTACTACTGGGCAGGGAAATCCCCGGCGGCCCAGTGGTTCACGTCCGTCCCCTTCGGGCTCAACGCCCAGGGCATGAACACCTGGCTGTACCATGCAAACGGCCTGGCGCTCTGGGAAGAGACATACGCACCGTTTGGCCTCGTTCCGAGGCCCGCGGGCAATACCGGTGTCCAGATGGGAGGCTGGTTCAACCGGGAGATCAGGTCCATGGAGGATATAAAAGGCCTCAAGATGCGTATCCCTGGCCTCGGTGGAAAGGTCCTCGCAAAGGCAGGGGCCACTGTGGTCCTTCTCCCTGCCGGAGAGATCTACACCTCGCTTGAGCGTGGGGTGATCGACGCAACTGAATGGGTAGGGCCTGCCCACGACGTGCGGATGGGGTTCCATAAGGTCGCAAAATTCTATTACGCACCCGGGTGGCACGAGCCGGGAAGCGTGCTTGAGATCATGATCAACAAGAAGGCATACGACGCCCTTCCGAAGGACCTTGCCCAGATCATTGATGCGGCAGCCGCCCAGTTGAACGTGGAGATGCTCGCCGAGTTCGAGAGGGAAAACGCATTGGCCATTAATGGACTTCTTGCCGGGGGAAAGGTGACTCTGAAGACCTTTCCGGACCAGGTCCTTTCAGGGCTCAAGGCCCTCTCAGAGGAGGTCCTGCGGGAAGAGGCCGGAAAGGATCCCCAGGCAAGGAAGGTCCATGAGGCGTTTCTCGCCTTCAGGAAGGAGGTATCTTCCTGGTCGGGGATTTCGGAGAAGCCCTATTACGAAAAGATCTTTTAA
- a CDS encoding nucleotidyltransferase family protein, producing MTVQTKEHIMSLLQEHQSQIKNLGVRRLGLFGSFVREQQDANSDIDVLVDFDAGYKTFDNFMQLAFFLEELFGRQVELITPEALSPYIGPHIMREVEYVPLGA from the coding sequence ATGACTGTACAAACGAAAGAGCACATCATGTCGCTCCTTCAAGAACATCAAAGCCAAATCAAGAACTTGGGTGTCAGAAGGCTAGGCCTGTTTGGCTCCTTTGTTCGTGAACAGCAGGATGCCAACAGCGATATCGATGTACTGGTGGATTTTGACGCTGGCTACAAGACCTTTGACAACTTTATGCAGCTTGCGTTCTTCCTAGAGGAGTTGTTTGGCAGGCAGGTTGAATTAATCACGCCTGAGGCTCTCAGCCCCTACATTGGCCCGCACATCATGCGTGAGGTGGAATATGTCCCGCTCGGCGCTTGA
- a CDS encoding WYL domain-containing protein, protein MNIPQHNELGGDKPKYFEKIREAIINKQTLSFVYERENGDIITHNAVYPRHLFQKNNRFYFRAYCYFSGDTRVFRLDRIKSLHVKPKQEPINIKQKIWGVVVAVIVIFLAFLVLLLFSPKYRWRSLRHVIFTYLGIE, encoded by the coding sequence ATGAACATACCTCAACACAACGAACTTGGTGGTGATAAGCCAAAATATTTTGAAAAGATAAGAGAAGCGATTATTAATAAACAAACTCTATCTTTCGTCTACGAACGGGAAAATGGCGATATTATCACACATAATGCCGTTTATCCTCGTCACCTATTTCAGAAAAATAACCGTTTTTACTTTAGAGCCTATTGCTATTTCTCAGGTGATACTCGTGTATTCCGCTTAGATAGGATTAAGTCGCTGCATGTTAAACCGAAGCAAGAGCCTATTAATATAAAGCAAAAAATATGGGGCGTTGTAGTGGCAGTCATTGTAATATTTTTGGCATTCTTAGTACTGCTCTTGTTTTCCCCCAAATATAGGTGGCGTAGCCTGCGGCATGTCATTTTCACATACCTCGGCATAGAATAA
- a CDS encoding type II toxin-antitoxin system RelE/ParE family toxin translates to MAYNIQYKKSVEKDLARIGKKEAKQLLDKIERELSTNPERYPTLKGPFSGLRKMRMGDYRVIYVLLGKDVLILRIGNRREIYK, encoded by the coding sequence TTGGCTTATAATATCCAGTATAAGAAAAGCGTCGAAAAGGATTTGGCGCGAATTGGAAAGAAAGAGGCAAAACAGCTTCTTGATAAGATTGAGAGAGAATTGTCAACCAACCCCGAGCGTTACCCCACCTTAAAAGGCCCCTTTTCCGGTCTTCGCAAGATGCGAATGGGTGACTACAGGGTCATTTATGTTTTATTGGGAAAGGACGTCTTGATCCTTCGCATTGGCAATAGGCGCGAGATTTACAAATAG
- a CDS encoding ribbon-helix-helix protein, CopG family, whose amino-acid sequence MSTTVSIRLPDNLVKELDQIAEETERPRSYHVQKALETYIKDFADLQIALDRLRDQSDTVVSSQDIRKSLGL is encoded by the coding sequence ATGAGCACAACAGTATCCATCAGATTGCCTGATAATTTGGTCAAAGAGCTTGATCAGATTGCCGAGGAAACGGAGCGTCCGCGGTCATACCACGTGCAAAAGGCACTCGAAACATACATTAAAGATTTTGCAGATCTTCAGATTGCACTTGATCGTCTGCGCGATCAATCCGACACCGTTGTCTCTAGCCAGGACATAAGGAAATCCCTTGGCTTATAA
- a CDS encoding TRAP transporter large permease subunit, with product MEYLALWMFFALTVLLFTGFPVAFTLLGTSLAFGLAGFGWAFFNLLPLRIWGIMSNFTLVAVPLFIFMGLMLEKSGIARDLLETMGKLLGRIRGGLVVSVILVGAVLGASTGIVGATVVTLGLIALPTLIKWGYDHRLSTGAITAAGTLGQIIPPSIVLVLLGDIVGVSIGDLFIGAVMPGLLLVLLYLIYVIVRIRLFPAEAGTVPMQDEKMREGSPIGRIVWGFLAPVVLILAVLGSIFAGVASPTEAAGIGASVSAILCIARRRLTIQVLREVMEATTQLTSMVFVILVGAAAFGLVFRGLGGDTVIRNLLLHIPFGKWGVLTTVMALVFVLGFFLDFIEITFIHIPVLAPIMASLGFDPLWFSILFAMNLQTSFLTPPFGFALFYLKGVAPPGVTTEEIYRGVVPFVLMQLAALAIVAAFPWIATWLPSVLAR from the coding sequence ATGGAATACCTCGCCCTCTGGATGTTTTTCGCCCTCACTGTCCTCCTCTTTACCGGTTTTCCCGTGGCCTTCACCCTCCTCGGGACCTCCCTCGCCTTCGGGCTCGCGGGTTTCGGCTGGGCATTCTTCAACCTCCTGCCCTTGCGGATCTGGGGGATCATGAGCAACTTCACCCTGGTCGCCGTCCCCCTCTTCATCTTCATGGGCCTCATGCTCGAGAAATCCGGGATCGCCCGGGACCTCCTCGAGACCATGGGAAAACTCCTCGGGAGGATCCGTGGCGGGCTTGTTGTCTCCGTCATCCTCGTGGGGGCGGTCCTCGGGGCATCCACCGGGATTGTGGGGGCAACGGTCGTCACCCTCGGCCTCATCGCCCTTCCAACCCTCATAAAATGGGGCTATGACCACAGACTCTCCACCGGGGCCATCACAGCCGCCGGGACCCTCGGGCAGATCATCCCCCCGAGCATCGTCCTCGTCCTCCTCGGAGACATCGTCGGGGTCTCCATCGGCGACCTCTTCATCGGGGCAGTGATGCCAGGGCTACTCCTTGTCCTTCTCTATCTGATATATGTGATCGTCCGGATCCGACTCTTTCCCGCCGAGGCAGGGACGGTCCCCATGCAGGACGAAAAGATGCGCGAAGGATCCCCCATAGGGCGCATCGTCTGGGGATTTCTGGCCCCGGTCGTCCTCATCCTTGCCGTACTCGGTTCGATATTTGCAGGAGTGGCCTCTCCCACGGAGGCAGCCGGGATCGGGGCAAGTGTCTCTGCCATCCTCTGCATCGCACGCCGAAGACTCACCATCCAGGTCCTCAGGGAGGTCATGGAGGCGACGACCCAGCTCACGAGCATGGTCTTTGTCATCCTCGTTGGGGCCGCGGCCTTTGGTCTTGTCTTTCGCGGCCTTGGCGGTGACACGGTCATCCGGAACCTCCTCCTGCACATCCCCTTTGGGAAATGGGGGGTGCTCACCACCGTCATGGCCCTGGTCTTCGTGCTCGGATTCTTTCTCGACTTCATCGAGATTACATTCATACACATCCCGGTCCTCGCCCCCATCATGGCCTCCCTCGGCTTCGATCCCCTCTGGTTCTCTATCCTCTTTGCCATGAACCTCCAGACCTCGTTCCTCACCCCGCCCTTCGGATTCGCCCTCTTCTATCTCAAGGGGGTCGCTCCCCCCGGGGTCACGACCGAGGAGATCTACCGGGGAGTCGTCCCCTTTGTGCTCATGCAGCTCGCGGCCCTGGCCATTGTCGCGGCCTTTCCCTGGATCGCGACCTGGCTTCCGTCTGTCCTTGCCCGGTGA
- a CDS encoding TRAP transporter small permease subunit — protein sequence MVRRKNWILNACEIIDRINEFVGKGGSWLTLFLILLVSGDVLSRYLFQKTSVAVQELEWHIFALVFLLAAGYTLKNNAHVRVDFFYQRLGKRGKAFIDLVGCILFLIPGCILVMKSSLPFVESSWAFQEGSPDPGGLPARYILKAAIPVGFFLVFLQGLALLARSALTFFAPEDPARKND from the coding sequence ATGGTTCGGAGAAAAAACTGGATCTTGAACGCCTGTGAGATCATAGACCGCATAAACGAGTTCGTGGGAAAAGGGGGCTCCTGGCTGACCCTTTTTCTCATCCTTCTCGTCTCGGGCGACGTCCTCTCCCGCTACCTCTTTCAAAAGACCTCGGTCGCTGTGCAGGAGCTCGAGTGGCACATCTTCGCCCTCGTCTTTCTTCTTGCCGCAGGATATACCCTCAAAAACAACGCCCACGTCCGGGTGGACTTCTTTTACCAGCGCCTTGGTAAAAGGGGGAAGGCCTTCATCGATCTTGTGGGATGCATCCTTTTTCTCATCCCGGGCTGCATACTCGTCATGAAGTCCTCCCTTCCCTTCGTGGAATCCTCGTGGGCATTTCAGGAAGGATCGCCTGACCCAGGCGGACTCCCTGCGAGATACATCCTCAAGGCCGCGATTCCAGTTGGGTTCTTTCTCGTTTTCCTCCAGGGGCTCGCGCTACTTGCGCGCTCCGCACTGACCTTTTTCGCGCCTGAAGACCCTGCCAGGAAGAACGACTGA
- the bcp gene encoding thioredoxin-dependent thiol peroxidase — MVASGEHAPDFCLPNQDGQEVCLSSYRGKWVVLYFYPKDNTSGCTREACDFSDSIATFSGLDAVVLGVSPDSVKSHANFAKRHDLKVLLLSDPDKKVLESYGVWREKKMYGRAYMGVVRSTFLIDPEGRVAHVWDGVKVPGHVDAVRARLAELRGSRT; from the coding sequence ATGGTCGCTTCCGGTGAACACGCCCCAGATTTCTGCCTCCCGAACCAGGACGGTCAGGAGGTCTGTCTCAGTAGCTATCGCGGGAAATGGGTGGTCCTCTACTTTTACCCCAAGGACAATACGTCGGGGTGCACCCGCGAGGCCTGCGATTTTTCCGATTCCATCGCGACATTTTCCGGGCTCGACGCAGTGGTCTTGGGGGTCAGTCCCGATTCAGTGAAGAGCCACGCTAACTTCGCGAAGAGGCACGACCTCAAGGTCTTACTCCTCAGCGACCCTGACAAAAAGGTCCTCGAGTCCTACGGCGTCTGGCGGGAAAAGAAGATGTACGGCAGGGCCTACATGGGCGTGGTGAGATCTACCTTCCTTATAGATCCAGAGGGCAGGGTCGCCCATGTCTGGGACGGGGTGAAGGTGCCGGGACACGTCGATGCCGTGAGGGCGCGCCTCGCAGAGCTGCGCGGGAGCAGAACCTAA
- a CDS encoding MFS transporter: MAPALFLAGIFFLNFMSRLLIAPLMPVIEKDLSLGHGAAGGLFLSITIGYFLSMAGAGFITSRITHKNTIVLSSVALGFALVASALSTGAAGMYAGMTLVGMAAGLYLPSGIATLTSLVDQRRWGMAVAIHELAPNMGFVIAPVASNLLLAPLGWRGILSLTGILALAAGILHLFFGRGGQFPGTPPNPQTISRYFSTREAWIMVVLFGLSIAGSLGIYTMLPLFLVSSHAMSMGEANILVTLSRISGIGMAFAAGWAADRFGLRQVILAVLFATGISSLMIGLLSGPRLMAAVFLQPVFAVSFFPAGFSVLSRIGGDAQTRNVAVSSTVPLAFILGGGLVPAGIGLSGDLGAFSAGITITGALILAGAFLAFLLRIPQ, from the coding sequence TTGGCCCCTGCCCTTTTCCTCGCAGGCATCTTCTTTCTCAACTTCATGTCCAGGCTCCTAATCGCCCCGCTCATGCCCGTGATCGAGAAAGACCTTTCCCTCGGGCACGGGGCTGCAGGAGGGCTCTTCCTCTCCATCACAATCGGCTATTTCCTTTCCATGGCTGGCGCCGGGTTCATTACGTCCCGCATCACACACAAAAACACCATCGTCCTATCCTCCGTGGCCTTAGGGTTCGCCCTCGTGGCCTCGGCCCTGAGCACGGGAGCCGCCGGGATGTATGCGGGAATGACCTTGGTTGGGATGGCTGCGGGGCTCTACCTCCCCTCTGGAATCGCGACCCTCACCTCCCTCGTTGACCAACGCCGCTGGGGAATGGCCGTGGCAATCCACGAACTCGCACCAAATATGGGATTTGTCATCGCACCCGTTGCATCAAACCTGCTTCTTGCCCCACTCGGATGGAGGGGAATCCTTTCACTCACCGGCATCCTCGCCCTTGCGGCCGGGATCCTCCACCTCTTTTTCGGACGCGGGGGGCAATTCCCCGGCACCCCGCCCAATCCCCAGACCATCAGCAGGTATTTCAGCACGCGCGAGGCATGGATCATGGTCGTCCTCTTCGGCCTCAGTATTGCCGGAAGCCTCGGGATCTACACCATGCTCCCCCTATTTCTCGTCTCCAGCCATGCCATGTCCATGGGGGAGGCGAACATCCTCGTCACCCTCTCCCGCATCTCCGGCATTGGCATGGCATTCGCTGCCGGCTGGGCGGCGGACCGATTCGGGCTCAGACAGGTGATCCTGGCAGTCCTCTTTGCGACCGGGATCTCGTCCCTCATGATCGGACTCCTTTCCGGTCCCAGGCTCATGGCCGCTGTCTTTCTTCAGCCCGTCTTTGCGGTCTCCTTCTTTCCTGCTGGCTTTTCCGTCCTCTCACGCATAGGAGGTGACGCACAGACAAGAAACGTCGCTGTATCCTCGACCGTCCCCCTGGCATTCATCCTGGGGGGCGGACTGGTCCCGGCTGGGATCGGACTTTCAGGCGACCTCGGCGCCTTTTCCGCCGGAATCACTATCACCGGTGCCCTCATACTTGCCGGCGCCTTCCTTGCCTTCCTGCTGCGGATCCCGCAATGA
- the pgl gene encoding 6-phosphogluconolactonase, which produces MTHTEIIIKENAYLVAYEGARIFCRISNEAVSARGRCFVALSGNETSRSMHRLMATEPFRSLVPWDCTHIFWVDERFVPHRDPQSHYGKALLDFLSRVPIPTSNIHPMPVDSPPQEAAERYEREIMRTLLLTDNGIPSFDAVFLGIEPEGGMTVPFSVAEGERDSSCLVVSALGGESPAERLILGHFVLRHAKNLVFFAAGSGKALVIKDVLAKTDPAHHSSPNQPDQRTVLWILDQDAASLLRP; this is translated from the coding sequence ATGACCCACACCGAGATCATAATCAAGGAAAACGCCTATCTCGTGGCTTACGAGGGGGCGCGGATCTTTTGTCGAATATCCAACGAAGCGGTCTCAGCCCGAGGGAGGTGTTTTGTCGCCCTGTCAGGGAACGAAACGTCGAGATCCATGCACAGGTTGATGGCGACAGAGCCGTTTCGTTCCCTTGTTCCGTGGGACTGCACCCATATTTTTTGGGTTGATGAGCGTTTTGTCCCCCATCGGGATCCGCAAAGCCATTATGGAAAGGCCCTTTTGGATTTTCTCTCCCGCGTCCCCATCCCGACCTCCAACATCCACCCCATGCCCGTGGACTCTCCTCCACAGGAAGCAGCGGAGAGATACGAAAGGGAGATCATGCGCACGCTTCTTCTCACGGACAATGGAATCCCCTCTTTTGACGCGGTCTTTCTCGGCATAGAACCTGAAGGCGGCATGACAGTGCCCTTTAGCGTCGCAGAAGGGGAAAGGGATTCCTCCTGCCTTGTCGTTTCGGCATTAGGGGGTGAGTCTCCTGCTGAGCGGCTCATTCTCGGCCATTTCGTTCTAAGGCACGCAAAAAACCTCGTCTTTTTCGCTGCGGGGTCGGGAAAAGCCCTTGTCATCAAGGACGTCCTCGCCAAGACGGATCCAGCCCATCATTCATCCCCAAACCAGCCGGATCAGCGAACAGTCCTGTGGATCCTGGATCAGGACGCCGCTTCCCTCCTTCGACCCTGA
- the tsaD gene encoding tRNA (adenosine(37)-N6)-threonylcarbamoyltransferase complex transferase subunit TsaD, giving the protein MSRGPCLLLALESSCDETAASVIKDGVIPLSNVVSSQIRIHKEFGGIVPEIASRHHLKALLQVVDTAIRDAGIGLSDLDGLAVTQGPGLIGSLVVTWSFSKALAAILGIPMAGVNHLHAHLLSVFLEPDPPGFPYVGLVVSGGHTSLFLVRGHLSVEPLGRTRDDAAGEAFDKVATVLGLEYPGGPVVSRLSEEGDPGAISLPRPRLPDTPLDFSFSGLKTAVISVLRKAPRPLSDRFIADLCASFEEAVTDVLTEKTIHAAQIHGVSEVCVAGGVAANRRLREKMGAACLHAGLKVHFPTPSICTDNAAMVGVVGFHLIQAGRAITPEDDVYSRAANREMGW; this is encoded by the coding sequence ATGTCCCGCGGTCCTTGTCTCCTTCTTGCCCTCGAATCCTCGTGCGACGAGACAGCAGCAAGCGTCATCAAGGACGGCGTAATCCCCCTGAGTAACGTGGTCTCCTCCCAGATCCGGATTCACAAGGAATTCGGTGGGATCGTCCCGGAGATCGCGTCCCGTCACCACCTCAAGGCCCTCCTTCAGGTCGTGGACACCGCCATCAGGGATGCTGGGATCGGGCTTTCCGACCTGGATGGCCTTGCCGTCACCCAGGGCCCGGGGCTTATAGGCTCGCTCGTGGTGACCTGGTCCTTCTCCAAGGCATTGGCCGCCATCCTGGGGATCCCCATGGCCGGCGTGAATCACCTCCACGCCCATCTCCTGTCGGTGTTTCTCGAACCTGATCCTCCTGGGTTTCCTTACGTGGGCCTTGTGGTCTCCGGTGGGCACACAAGTCTATTTCTCGTGCGTGGCCACCTCTCCGTCGAGCCCCTCGGCCGCACAAGGGATGACGCCGCAGGAGAGGCCTTTGACAAGGTGGCGACGGTCCTTGGGCTCGAATATCCCGGAGGGCCGGTGGTGAGTAGACTCTCAGAGGAGGGAGACCCTGGCGCCATTTCGCTTCCGCGTCCGCGGCTTCCGGACACCCCACTTGATTTCAGTTTCAGCGGGCTCAAGACCGCAGTCATTTCCGTGCTGAGAAAGGCCCCAAGGCCTCTGTCCGACCGGTTCATCGCGGATCTGTGCGCGTCTTTCGAGGAGGCGGTGACAGACGTTCTCACAGAAAAGACGATCCATGCAGCCCAGATACATGGGGTCAGTGAGGTTTGTGTCGCTGGTGGCGTGGCCGCAAACCGCAGGCTTCGGGAAAAGATGGGGGCGGCGTGTCTCCATGCCGGGTTAAAGGTCCATTTTCCAACCCCTTCCATCTGCACGGACAACGCCGCCATGGTTGGTGTTGTAGGCTTTCACCTCATACAGGCGGGAAG